From Sphingopyxis sp. YR583, one genomic window encodes:
- a CDS encoding aspartate/glutamate racemase family protein encodes MKTIGLIGGLSWESSAQYYRLLNEGVRTRLGGLHSARILLLSLDFAPIAELQASGDWGVLDAQMADAARSLTAGGAELLLICANTMHLCAEAVEAATPVPLLHIADPAIAAVKAAGFSRVGLLGTAFTMEKPFYTARMAAAGIEAMIPGDADRAIVHRIIYDELVRGVIRDASRDEYRRIIAALIADGAEAIVLGCTEIMLLVGEKDSAVPLFDTLGLHVDAAVEVAMAP; translated from the coding sequence ATGAAGACAATCGGCCTGATCGGCGGTTTGAGCTGGGAAAGCTCGGCGCAATATTACCGGCTGCTCAACGAAGGCGTGCGGACGCGGCTGGGCGGGCTGCATTCGGCGCGCATCCTGTTGTTGTCGCTCGATTTCGCGCCCATCGCCGAATTGCAGGCGAGCGGCGACTGGGGTGTGCTCGACGCGCAGATGGCGGACGCCGCCCGGTCGCTGACGGCGGGCGGCGCCGAACTGCTGCTGATCTGTGCGAATACGATGCATCTGTGCGCCGAGGCGGTCGAGGCGGCGACACCGGTACCGCTGCTCCACATTGCCGACCCCGCCATTGCCGCAGTCAAGGCGGCGGGCTTTTCGCGCGTCGGACTGCTCGGCACGGCCTTCACGATGGAAAAGCCCTTCTACACCGCGCGCATGGCGGCGGCGGGCATCGAAGCGATGATCCCCGGCGACGCCGACCGTGCGATCGTCCACCGCATCATCTATGACGAGCTGGTGCGGGGCGTCATCCGCGACGCATCGCGCGACGAATATCGCCGGATCATCGCCGCGCTCATCGCCGACGGCGCCGAAGCGATCGTCCTTGGCTGTACCGAAATCATGCTGCTGGTCGGCGAGAAAGATAGCGCGGTGCCGCTGTTCGACACGCTTGGGCTGCACGTCGATGCGGCGGTCGAGGTGGCAATGGCGCCCTAA